A stretch of the Mustela nigripes isolate SB6536 chromosome X, MUSNIG.SB6536, whole genome shotgun sequence genome encodes the following:
- the LOC132007282 gene encoding A-kinase anchor protein 17B-like isoform X1, protein MRRGRLCAGCARREPFNSWPRGPQSQGATGSVGGCDCGGWREAAGVPPPQRGPEWRRGGSLDSRFPGATMTVTVVYDNSEATELCAAQHLYLKPIAKLMINVLLPESSEPTRPFSNWEVLDQLKSLICPDQFTTVRLSKSTKDFIRFEGEAETRSLVQILKAKLHGKIIKLNGLKTDLKVVATDAQGEWERFPREKEASVSDGAEEQDQDKSPDSIYFAGLPCKWFAPKGSSGEKPCEEILRVVFESFGKIKNVDIPMLDPYREVMTSGNFGGFSFGLQTFEAFVQYQESTDFAKAMESLRGMKLMLKGDDGKALACNIKVMFDTTKHFSEGAIRRRNQERLKLQELEEERKKVKRDEEEAARKRKEEEEERRAQEKRKKARMRRRGPKERDRHRRRKPKARAPVESAREPDSSEEWEERKYLLAQRRVEALRLLRVLLRKIAVRLLLRPSSLSGSTQFNPQGVDDASPRENQAPGNTLEMLKQEELNTQYLQNQEEMPKYQVAKSDNKGKQKMKKRTRAHLRKSSHHLGRKKKRYSARKERTGKLLTEGYGHSLVSDQNSLQNVMIQDQSLEGEDQCSSNKSNASRLSEPGHGKKQKIYETDEFIDYLLNYYQTPEYARICLEPSHLAIPCQWQRAVRAKGNGFQINLRKRKHHSTSPSQMQNLAARERVQEDETPSEVCTQDPELKPQKRGKVNHAKECTEELKNHCKDTVSDAGDHLSPADGKSHLLEKMQAHQLRDSNSPSHSQVSSPRRSAVLDLELTDFLEEISSDSECFSETLSVNKEEEERSVATYDSSPEKRSLDDDDLTTSVREIRASPQALYSKWSRHGEHSSSKPKLGKPGERSRCEWRCSWLEGENHSIKNEKSTTKRRATAVPKYLLGRSGPGGLLDHITRKRRRLGDSTSGQQANYGSARVPVASAKSGHVFYVGNLAQRRETPWKSEYNQEVRRFKRHARSRDPTLNSGNYYIRHDSQEHLNYGSYFGNGYASSLYFQMF, encoded by the exons ATGCGGCGGGGACGCTTGTGCGCGGGGTGCGCTCGACGCGAGCCATTCAACAGCTGGCCTCGCGGGCCACAGTCGCAGGGAGCGACCGGGAGCGTTGGCGGTTGCGACTGCGGCGGCTGGAGAGAGGCGGCGGGAGTTCCGCCACCCCAGCGGGGACCCGAGTGGAGGCGCGGCGGCTCCTTAGACTCCCG GTTTCCGGGGGCTACCATGACGGTCACCGTGGTGTACGATAACTCCGAGGCCACAGAGCTGTGTGCCGCTCAGCACCTTTACCTCAAGCCCATCGCGAAACTGATGATCAATGTCTTGCTCCCAGAAAGTTCAGAGCCGACGAGGCCCTTCTCCAACTGGGAAGTTCTGGACCAGCTGAAGAGCCTGATTTGCCCTGACCAGTTTACCACCGTTCGGCTCTCCAAGAGCACAAAGGACTTCATCCGATTTGAGGGCGAAGCCGAGACGCGTAGTCTGGTTCAGATCTTGAAGGCCAAGTTACATGGGAAGATCATCAAGCTGAATGGCTTGAAAACGGACTTAAAAGTCGTGGCTACAGATGCCCAGGGAGAGTGGGAACGCTTCCCCAGGGAAAAGGAGGCCTCAGTGAGCGATGGGGCCGAAGAGCAGGACCAGGATAAGAGCCCAGATTCTATCTATTTCGCTGGCTTGCCCTGCAAATGGTTTGCGCCCAAAGGTTCCAGTGGGGAGAAGCCCTGTGAAGAGATCCTTCGGGTGGTTTTTGAGAGCTTTGGAAAGATCAAGAACGTGGACATCCCTATGCTGGACCCCTACAGGGAAGTGATGACCAGTGGAAACTTCGGGGGTTTCAGCTTCGGCTTGCAGACATTTGAGGCCTTCGTACAGTACCAGGAGTCAACGGACTTCGCAAAAGCCATGGAGTCCCTTCGAGGGATGAAGCTGATGCTGAAAGGAGATGATGGGAAAGCTCTGGCCTGTAACATCAAG GTTATGTTTGACACGACCAAACATTTCAGCGAAGGGGCTATcagaaggagaaatcaagaaagGCTGAAGTTACAAGAgctagaggaagaaaggaagaaagtaaagcGAGATGAGGAGGAGGCTGCAAG aaaaagaaaagaggaggaggaggagaggagagcccaggaaaagaggaagaaggccAGGATGAGGAGACGAGGCccgaaagagagagacagacaccgGCGCAGGAAACCAAAGGCCCGAGCCCCCGTGGAAAGCGCCCGGGAGCCCGACTCTTcggaggagtgggaggagaggaagtACCTGCTGGCCCAGAGGCGGGTGGAGGCCCTCCGGCTGCTGCGGGTACTCTTGAGGAAAATTGCTGTAAGGCTCTTGCTCCGCCCGTCTTCACTGTCG GGATCCACACAGTTTAACCCACAGGGGGTAGATGATGCAAGCCCCAGAGAGAACCAGGCTCCAGGGAACACGCTGGAAATGCTGAAGCAAGAAGAGTTAAACACCCAGTATCTTCAAAATCAGGAGGAAATGCCAAAATATCAGGTTGCCAAGTCAgacaataaaggaaaacaaaaaatgaagaaaagaactagGGCTCACTTACGTAAATCTTCCCACCaccttgggagaaaaaaaaaaagatactcagcTAGAAAAGAGAGAACTGGAAAGTTATTAACCGAGGGCTACGGTCACAGTTTGGTCTCTGACCAGAATTCTTTGCAGAATGTGATGATTCAAGATCAGTCTCTTGAGGGAGAAGACCAGTGCAGTTCTAACAAATCCAATGCTTCTAGATTATCTGAGCCAGGCCACGGCAAGAAACAGAAGATCTATGAAACAGATGAATTTATTGATTACCTATTAAACTACTATCAAACTCCAGAGTATGCCCGCATCTGCCTAGAACCAAGTCATCTAGCAATCCCATGTCAGTGGCAGAGGGCTGTCCGTGCTAAGGGAAACGGATTTCAGATCAATCTGAGAAAACGGAAGCATCACTCCACCAGTCCGAGCCAAATGCAAAACCTGGCAGCAAGAGAACGGGTTCAAGAAGATGAAACCCCATCCGAGGTTTGTACTCAGGATCCTGAGCTTAAAccacaaaagagaggaaaagtgaatcATGCCAAAGAATGTACCGAGGAGTTGAAAAATCATTGTAAGGACACAGTCAGCGACGCTGGTGATCACCTGTCCCCAGCTGATGGAAAGAGCCATCTGTTAGAAAAGATGCAAGCTCACCAGCTCAGAGATTCCAACTCCCCAAGTCACAGCCAAGTTTCCTCACCTAGGAGGTCAGCCGTCTTAGATCTGGAGTTGACAGATTTCTTAGAGGAAATCAGTAGTGATTCCGAATGCTTCAGTGAAACCCTTAGCGTaaacaaagaggaggaagagaggtcTGTGGCCACATATGATAGCTCCCCAGAAAAAAGATCTCTTGATGATGACGACCTCACCACTAGTGTTCGAGAAATTAGGGCAAGTCCGCAGGCCTTGTATTCAAAGTGGAGCCGCCATGGGGAGCACAGCTCCTCCAAACCCAAGCTGGGGAAACCAGGCGAGAGGTCCAGGTGTGAATGGAGATGTTCGTGGCTGGAGGGCGAAAACCATTCCATTAAGAATGAGAAGAGCACCACCAAAAGGAGGGCAACAGCAGTCCCCAAATACTTGCTCGGCAGATCGGGTCCTGGAGGTCTGTTAGACCACATcacaaggaagaggaggaggctcGGCGACAGCACATCTGGCCAGCAGGCGAACTACGGGTCCGCTCGTGTGCCCGTAGCATCAGCCAAAAGTGGTCACGTTTTCTACGTGGGGAATTTGGCCCAAAGAAGAGAGACCCCATGGAAGTCAGAATATAACCAGGAGGTCAGAAGGTTTAAAAGACACGCGCGTTCTAGAGATCCCACGCTGAATTCTGGTAATTATTATATTAGACATGACAGTCAGGAGCACCTCAACTATGGAAGCTATTTTGGAAATGGCTACGctagttctttgtattttcagatGTTTTAA
- the LOC132007282 gene encoding A-kinase anchor protein 17B-like isoform X2: MTVTVVYDNSEATELCAAQHLYLKPIAKLMINVLLPESSEPTRPFSNWEVLDQLKSLICPDQFTTVRLSKSTKDFIRFEGEAETRSLVQILKAKLHGKIIKLNGLKTDLKVVATDAQGEWERFPREKEASVSDGAEEQDQDKSPDSIYFAGLPCKWFAPKGSSGEKPCEEILRVVFESFGKIKNVDIPMLDPYREVMTSGNFGGFSFGLQTFEAFVQYQESTDFAKAMESLRGMKLMLKGDDGKALACNIKVMFDTTKHFSEGAIRRRNQERLKLQELEEERKKVKRDEEEAARKRKEEEEERRAQEKRKKARMRRRGPKERDRHRRRKPKARAPVESAREPDSSEEWEERKYLLAQRRVEALRLLRVLLRKIAVRLLLRPSSLSGSTQFNPQGVDDASPRENQAPGNTLEMLKQEELNTQYLQNQEEMPKYQVAKSDNKGKQKMKKRTRAHLRKSSHHLGRKKKRYSARKERTGKLLTEGYGHSLVSDQNSLQNVMIQDQSLEGEDQCSSNKSNASRLSEPGHGKKQKIYETDEFIDYLLNYYQTPEYARICLEPSHLAIPCQWQRAVRAKGNGFQINLRKRKHHSTSPSQMQNLAARERVQEDETPSEVCTQDPELKPQKRGKVNHAKECTEELKNHCKDTVSDAGDHLSPADGKSHLLEKMQAHQLRDSNSPSHSQVSSPRRSAVLDLELTDFLEEISSDSECFSETLSVNKEEEERSVATYDSSPEKRSLDDDDLTTSVREIRASPQALYSKWSRHGEHSSSKPKLGKPGERSRCEWRCSWLEGENHSIKNEKSTTKRRATAVPKYLLGRSGPGGLLDHITRKRRRLGDSTSGQQANYGSARVPVASAKSGHVFYVGNLAQRRETPWKSEYNQEVRRFKRHARSRDPTLNSGNYYIRHDSQEHLNYGSYFGNGYASSLYFQMF, from the exons ATGACGGTCACCGTGGTGTACGATAACTCCGAGGCCACAGAGCTGTGTGCCGCTCAGCACCTTTACCTCAAGCCCATCGCGAAACTGATGATCAATGTCTTGCTCCCAGAAAGTTCAGAGCCGACGAGGCCCTTCTCCAACTGGGAAGTTCTGGACCAGCTGAAGAGCCTGATTTGCCCTGACCAGTTTACCACCGTTCGGCTCTCCAAGAGCACAAAGGACTTCATCCGATTTGAGGGCGAAGCCGAGACGCGTAGTCTGGTTCAGATCTTGAAGGCCAAGTTACATGGGAAGATCATCAAGCTGAATGGCTTGAAAACGGACTTAAAAGTCGTGGCTACAGATGCCCAGGGAGAGTGGGAACGCTTCCCCAGGGAAAAGGAGGCCTCAGTGAGCGATGGGGCCGAAGAGCAGGACCAGGATAAGAGCCCAGATTCTATCTATTTCGCTGGCTTGCCCTGCAAATGGTTTGCGCCCAAAGGTTCCAGTGGGGAGAAGCCCTGTGAAGAGATCCTTCGGGTGGTTTTTGAGAGCTTTGGAAAGATCAAGAACGTGGACATCCCTATGCTGGACCCCTACAGGGAAGTGATGACCAGTGGAAACTTCGGGGGTTTCAGCTTCGGCTTGCAGACATTTGAGGCCTTCGTACAGTACCAGGAGTCAACGGACTTCGCAAAAGCCATGGAGTCCCTTCGAGGGATGAAGCTGATGCTGAAAGGAGATGATGGGAAAGCTCTGGCCTGTAACATCAAG GTTATGTTTGACACGACCAAACATTTCAGCGAAGGGGCTATcagaaggagaaatcaagaaagGCTGAAGTTACAAGAgctagaggaagaaaggaagaaagtaaagcGAGATGAGGAGGAGGCTGCAAG aaaaagaaaagaggaggaggaggagaggagagcccaggaaaagaggaagaaggccAGGATGAGGAGACGAGGCccgaaagagagagacagacaccgGCGCAGGAAACCAAAGGCCCGAGCCCCCGTGGAAAGCGCCCGGGAGCCCGACTCTTcggaggagtgggaggagaggaagtACCTGCTGGCCCAGAGGCGGGTGGAGGCCCTCCGGCTGCTGCGGGTACTCTTGAGGAAAATTGCTGTAAGGCTCTTGCTCCGCCCGTCTTCACTGTCG GGATCCACACAGTTTAACCCACAGGGGGTAGATGATGCAAGCCCCAGAGAGAACCAGGCTCCAGGGAACACGCTGGAAATGCTGAAGCAAGAAGAGTTAAACACCCAGTATCTTCAAAATCAGGAGGAAATGCCAAAATATCAGGTTGCCAAGTCAgacaataaaggaaaacaaaaaatgaagaaaagaactagGGCTCACTTACGTAAATCTTCCCACCaccttgggagaaaaaaaaaaagatactcagcTAGAAAAGAGAGAACTGGAAAGTTATTAACCGAGGGCTACGGTCACAGTTTGGTCTCTGACCAGAATTCTTTGCAGAATGTGATGATTCAAGATCAGTCTCTTGAGGGAGAAGACCAGTGCAGTTCTAACAAATCCAATGCTTCTAGATTATCTGAGCCAGGCCACGGCAAGAAACAGAAGATCTATGAAACAGATGAATTTATTGATTACCTATTAAACTACTATCAAACTCCAGAGTATGCCCGCATCTGCCTAGAACCAAGTCATCTAGCAATCCCATGTCAGTGGCAGAGGGCTGTCCGTGCTAAGGGAAACGGATTTCAGATCAATCTGAGAAAACGGAAGCATCACTCCACCAGTCCGAGCCAAATGCAAAACCTGGCAGCAAGAGAACGGGTTCAAGAAGATGAAACCCCATCCGAGGTTTGTACTCAGGATCCTGAGCTTAAAccacaaaagagaggaaaagtgaatcATGCCAAAGAATGTACCGAGGAGTTGAAAAATCATTGTAAGGACACAGTCAGCGACGCTGGTGATCACCTGTCCCCAGCTGATGGAAAGAGCCATCTGTTAGAAAAGATGCAAGCTCACCAGCTCAGAGATTCCAACTCCCCAAGTCACAGCCAAGTTTCCTCACCTAGGAGGTCAGCCGTCTTAGATCTGGAGTTGACAGATTTCTTAGAGGAAATCAGTAGTGATTCCGAATGCTTCAGTGAAACCCTTAGCGTaaacaaagaggaggaagagaggtcTGTGGCCACATATGATAGCTCCCCAGAAAAAAGATCTCTTGATGATGACGACCTCACCACTAGTGTTCGAGAAATTAGGGCAAGTCCGCAGGCCTTGTATTCAAAGTGGAGCCGCCATGGGGAGCACAGCTCCTCCAAACCCAAGCTGGGGAAACCAGGCGAGAGGTCCAGGTGTGAATGGAGATGTTCGTGGCTGGAGGGCGAAAACCATTCCATTAAGAATGAGAAGAGCACCACCAAAAGGAGGGCAACAGCAGTCCCCAAATACTTGCTCGGCAGATCGGGTCCTGGAGGTCTGTTAGACCACATcacaaggaagaggaggaggctcGGCGACAGCACATCTGGCCAGCAGGCGAACTACGGGTCCGCTCGTGTGCCCGTAGCATCAGCCAAAAGTGGTCACGTTTTCTACGTGGGGAATTTGGCCCAAAGAAGAGAGACCCCATGGAAGTCAGAATATAACCAGGAGGTCAGAAGGTTTAAAAGACACGCGCGTTCTAGAGATCCCACGCTGAATTCTGGTAATTATTATATTAGACATGACAGTCAGGAGCACCTCAACTATGGAAGCTATTTTGGAAATGGCTACGctagttctttgtattttcagatGTTTTAA
- the LOC132007282 gene encoding A-kinase anchor protein 17B-like isoform X3 — protein sequence MRRGRLCAGCARREPFNSWPRGPQSQGATGSVGGCDCGGWREAAGVPPPQRGPEWRRGGSLDSRFPGATMTVTVVYDNSEATELCAAQHLYLKPIAKLMINVLLPESSEPTRPFSNWEVLDQLKSLICPDQFTTVRLSKSTKDFIRFEGEAETRSLVQILKAKLHGKIIKLNGLKTDLKVVATDAQGEWERFPREKEASVSDGAEEQDQDKSPDSIYFAGLPCKWFAPKGSSGEKPCEEILRVVFESFGKIKNVDIPMLDPYREVMTSGNFGGFSFGLQTFEAFVQYQESTDFAKAMESLRGMKLMLKGDDGKALACNIKVMFDTTKHFSEGAIRRRNQERLKLQELEEERKKVKRDEEEAARKRKEEEEERRAQEKRKKARMRRRGPKERDRHRRRKPKARAPVESAREPDSSEEWEERKYLLAQRRVEALRLLRVLLRKIAVRLLLRPSSLSLIPDPAVEDINEVRLAAAEKGDFHSQK from the exons ATGCGGCGGGGACGCTTGTGCGCGGGGTGCGCTCGACGCGAGCCATTCAACAGCTGGCCTCGCGGGCCACAGTCGCAGGGAGCGACCGGGAGCGTTGGCGGTTGCGACTGCGGCGGCTGGAGAGAGGCGGCGGGAGTTCCGCCACCCCAGCGGGGACCCGAGTGGAGGCGCGGCGGCTCCTTAGACTCCCG GTTTCCGGGGGCTACCATGACGGTCACCGTGGTGTACGATAACTCCGAGGCCACAGAGCTGTGTGCCGCTCAGCACCTTTACCTCAAGCCCATCGCGAAACTGATGATCAATGTCTTGCTCCCAGAAAGTTCAGAGCCGACGAGGCCCTTCTCCAACTGGGAAGTTCTGGACCAGCTGAAGAGCCTGATTTGCCCTGACCAGTTTACCACCGTTCGGCTCTCCAAGAGCACAAAGGACTTCATCCGATTTGAGGGCGAAGCCGAGACGCGTAGTCTGGTTCAGATCTTGAAGGCCAAGTTACATGGGAAGATCATCAAGCTGAATGGCTTGAAAACGGACTTAAAAGTCGTGGCTACAGATGCCCAGGGAGAGTGGGAACGCTTCCCCAGGGAAAAGGAGGCCTCAGTGAGCGATGGGGCCGAAGAGCAGGACCAGGATAAGAGCCCAGATTCTATCTATTTCGCTGGCTTGCCCTGCAAATGGTTTGCGCCCAAAGGTTCCAGTGGGGAGAAGCCCTGTGAAGAGATCCTTCGGGTGGTTTTTGAGAGCTTTGGAAAGATCAAGAACGTGGACATCCCTATGCTGGACCCCTACAGGGAAGTGATGACCAGTGGAAACTTCGGGGGTTTCAGCTTCGGCTTGCAGACATTTGAGGCCTTCGTACAGTACCAGGAGTCAACGGACTTCGCAAAAGCCATGGAGTCCCTTCGAGGGATGAAGCTGATGCTGAAAGGAGATGATGGGAAAGCTCTGGCCTGTAACATCAAG GTTATGTTTGACACGACCAAACATTTCAGCGAAGGGGCTATcagaaggagaaatcaagaaagGCTGAAGTTACAAGAgctagaggaagaaaggaagaaagtaaagcGAGATGAGGAGGAGGCTGCAAG aaaaagaaaagaggaggaggaggagaggagagcccaggaaaagaggaagaaggccAGGATGAGGAGACGAGGCccgaaagagagagacagacaccgGCGCAGGAAACCAAAGGCCCGAGCCCCCGTGGAAAGCGCCCGGGAGCCCGACTCTTcggaggagtgggaggagaggaagtACCTGCTGGCCCAGAGGCGGGTGGAGGCCCTCCGGCTGCTGCGGGTACTCTTGAGGAAAATTGCTGTAAGGCTCTTGCTCCGCCCGTCTTCACTGTCG CTTATACCTGACCCGGCAGTGGAAGACATCAATGAGGTTAGACTGGCTGCGGCAGAAAAAGGAGATTTCCATTCACAGAAGTAG